A portion of the Krasilnikovia cinnamomea genome contains these proteins:
- a CDS encoding DUF2637 domain-containing protein, with protein sequence MRATLLLGVAASVVANILHALDNPISQAIAAWPPLALLLTVELISRVPVHRRSLAFTRLVATATIAGIAAWVSYWHMAGVAARYGETGASPYLLPLSVDGLIVVASICLVELGGRIAALQADRDRVVAAPGSGAIAGTTTGPASPQTSPVTMTAPHTVPVARPTVAAAPVAARSATETPPAARSATETPAAASSATETPAAASSATETPAAASSATETPAAASSATETPAAARSAAETPAAARSAAETAAARSSTEAAPGAARPATEAASTAERPATGEADPVDDSSSAAAATGVAVAFSHAAPAGPAPDVQQTARADTKPRHSTADALAEVAAALPRASDAGFTPTATRGAGRPGTSSGPNAKGPATRAKKSSATSTRPATRQRRSPQENAALAARLRAERPELTDAELAAELGISVERWRRIQRETAKDLQTAKDLQTAKDDARRLGLAA encoded by the coding sequence GTGCGAGCCACCCTCCTGCTGGGCGTCGCGGCCTCCGTGGTCGCGAACATCCTGCACGCCCTGGACAACCCGATCAGCCAGGCCATCGCCGCCTGGCCGCCGCTGGCGCTGCTGCTGACGGTGGAGCTGATCTCGCGGGTTCCGGTGCACCGGCGGTCGCTGGCCTTCACCCGGCTGGTCGCCACGGCCACCATCGCGGGCATCGCCGCCTGGGTGTCGTACTGGCACATGGCCGGGGTCGCCGCCCGGTACGGCGAGACCGGCGCGTCGCCGTACCTGTTGCCGCTCTCCGTGGACGGCCTGATCGTGGTGGCCAGCATCTGCCTGGTCGAACTGGGCGGCCGGATCGCCGCGCTGCAGGCCGACCGGGATCGCGTCGTGGCCGCCCCGGGCAGCGGGGCCATCGCGGGAACCACCACCGGGCCCGCCAGCCCGCAGACCAGTCCCGTCACGATGACCGCGCCGCACACCGTCCCCGTCGCCCGGCCCACCGTCGCGGCGGCGCCGGTCGCCGCCCGCTCCGCCACCGAGACGCCTCCTGCGGCCCGCTCCGCCACCGAGACACCGGCCGCTGCCTCCTCGGCCACCGAGACACCAGCCGCTGCCTCCTCGGCCACCGAGACACCAGCCGCTGCCTCCTCGGCCACCGAGACACCAGCCGCTGCCTCCTCGGCCACCGAGACACCAGCCGCTGCTCGCTCCGCCGCCGAGACGCCTGCTGCGGCCCGCTCCGCCGCCGAGACGGCCGCTGCCCGCTCCTCAACCGAGGCGGCGCCTGGTGCCGCACGGCCCGCCACCGAGGCGGCGTCCACGGCCGAGCGGCCCGCCACGGGTGAGGCCGACCCCGTCGACGACAGCTCGTCAGCCGCGGCTGCGACCGGGGTGGCGGTCGCCTTCTCGCATGCCGCACCGGCCGGTCCCGCGCCCGACGTGCAGCAGACGGCGCGCGCCGACACCAAGCCGCGCCACAGCACCGCGGACGCTCTCGCCGAGGTCGCCGCCGCACTGCCCCGCGCATCGGATGCGGGATTCACCCCCACGGCCACGCGTGGCGCCGGGCGTCCGGGCACCTCCTCCGGTCCGAACGCCAAGGGCCCCGCCACGCGGGCGAAGAAGAGCAGCGCCACGTCGACCCGCCCGGCCACCCGGCAACGCCGCAGTCCTCAGGAGAACGCGGCGCTGGCCGCCCGCCTGCGCGCGGAACGCCCGGAGCTGACCGACGCCGAGCTGGCCGCCGAACTGGGCATCAGCGTCGAGCGCTGGCGCCGGATCCAACGCGAGACCGCCAAGGACCTCCAGACCGCCAAGGACCTCCAGACCGCCAAGGACGACGCCCGCCGTCTCGGCCTGGCGGCCTGA
- a CDS encoding response regulator transcription factor produces MRVLVVEDERNLADAIVRGLRRRGMAVDVAYDGLSGHEMAYVTRYDVVVLDRDLPGMHGDEICAALVASGALTRVLMLTASGTVADRVEGLQLGADDYLSKPFAFDELVARVQALGRRATPAAPPVLTVGDLVLDPARRVVTRGGATLDLTNKEFGVLEELLKARGGVVSSEQLLERVWDANTDPFTTTVRVTMMTLRKKVGEPPLIETVVGAGYRVPDPVTVAPAGGTP; encoded by the coding sequence GTGCGCGTGCTGGTGGTGGAAGACGAGCGGAATCTCGCCGATGCGATCGTGCGCGGGCTGCGCCGCAGGGGCATGGCGGTGGATGTCGCCTACGACGGGCTGTCCGGCCACGAGATGGCGTACGTGACCCGCTACGACGTGGTCGTGCTCGACCGGGACCTGCCCGGCATGCACGGCGACGAGATCTGCGCCGCGCTGGTCGCCTCGGGAGCCCTGACCCGGGTGCTGATGCTGACCGCCAGCGGCACGGTCGCCGACCGGGTCGAGGGCCTGCAACTGGGCGCCGACGACTACCTGTCCAAGCCGTTCGCCTTCGACGAGCTGGTCGCCCGGGTGCAGGCGCTCGGCCGCCGGGCCACGCCCGCCGCCCCGCCGGTGCTGACGGTGGGCGACCTGGTGCTGGACCCGGCCCGCCGGGTGGTCACCCGTGGCGGCGCCACCCTGGACCTCACGAACAAGGAGTTCGGCGTCCTGGAGGAGCTGCTCAAGGCGCGCGGCGGGGTGGTGTCCAGCGAGCAGCTACTGGAACGCGTCTGGGACGCGAACACCGACCCCTTCACCACCACCGTACGGGTGACCATGATGACGCTGCGTAAGAAGGTCGGTGAACCGCCGCTGATCGAAACCGTGGTGGGCGCCGGATACCGGGTGCCCGATCCGGTCACCGTCGCCCCCGCCGGTGGGACGCCGTGA
- a CDS encoding PQQ-binding-like beta-propeller repeat protein: MSVALIELSDDPSAPPAATRPSVRRHRRLGLALAAVLALALAGAVPAAAVYWRHAGVVPLPAAADFQVVGGRLYTLDVADGRRITSAWTMRPLRRLWRAATTADDAPGGALQGGGSVQAVGGHVLLRAGQATTVLDARTGAVRWTSPVPVLPLTDDIGLVQAERFRPGTEYDESSGAPGALYFSSSGQPHTEPPEVTELRGVDLTTGQPRWSARFPGSIYPARARGRVAGVLVLASGRLSLRAAESGAVLREQSLARIPGAQSWGDVVGDLLLVRQAAADDGTVVTAYAMDTLAPRWRRTEPAAAGNSATCTGLACEKGRSHLVVLDPGTGRPRWRTTGDVDLQTGAGYALEVQSGRSRPLRALDPASGVPVVDLSAWQTFATGPSAAPLVLARREAGRGTAFGVLLPGRRAIQRLGQSRAAVTDCSADSRFVACRAAAGVEVWAYSAG; this comes from the coding sequence GTGAGCGTGGCGCTGATCGAGCTGAGCGATGATCCGTCCGCTCCGCCCGCCGCCACCCGCCCGTCCGTGCGCCGCCACCGCCGTCTGGGTCTCGCCCTCGCCGCCGTGCTGGCGCTGGCCCTGGCCGGGGCGGTGCCCGCCGCCGCCGTCTACTGGCGGCATGCCGGTGTGGTGCCGCTCCCGGCGGCCGCCGACTTCCAGGTGGTCGGCGGGCGGCTGTACACCCTCGACGTGGCGGACGGGCGCCGGATCACCTCGGCATGGACCATGCGGCCGCTGCGCCGGCTGTGGCGGGCGGCCACCACGGCCGACGACGCACCGGGCGGTGCCCTGCAGGGCGGCGGCTCGGTGCAGGCCGTCGGCGGTCACGTCCTGCTGCGCGCCGGGCAGGCCACCACCGTCCTGGACGCCCGCACCGGCGCGGTGCGGTGGACCTCACCCGTGCCGGTGCTGCCGCTGACCGACGACATCGGCCTGGTGCAGGCCGAGCGGTTCCGGCCCGGCACCGAATACGACGAGTCCTCCGGAGCGCCCGGGGCCCTGTACTTCTCCTCGTCCGGGCAGCCGCACACCGAACCACCCGAGGTGACCGAGCTGCGCGGCGTCGACCTGACGACCGGGCAACCGCGCTGGTCGGCGCGCTTCCCCGGCTCGATCTACCCCGCCCGGGCGCGGGGCCGGGTCGCGGGCGTGCTGGTGCTGGCGTCCGGGCGGCTGTCCCTGCGGGCCGCCGAGTCCGGCGCGGTGCTGCGCGAACAGAGCCTGGCGCGGATCCCCGGTGCCCAGTCGTGGGGTGACGTGGTCGGCGACCTGCTGCTGGTGCGGCAGGCCGCCGCCGACGACGGCACCGTGGTCACCGCGTACGCGATGGACACGCTGGCGCCGCGCTGGCGGCGCACCGAACCCGCCGCCGCCGGGAACTCCGCCACCTGCACCGGCCTGGCCTGCGAGAAGGGGCGCTCCCACCTGGTGGTGCTCGATCCGGGTACGGGCCGGCCGCGCTGGCGCACCACCGGCGACGTCGACCTGCAGACCGGCGCGGGATACGCGCTGGAGGTCCAGAGTGGGCGGAGCCGCCCGCTGCGCGCCCTCGACCCGGCCTCCGGGGTGCCGGTGGTCGACCTGAGCGCCTGGCAGACGTTCGCCACCGGGCCCTCGGCCGCCCCGCTGGTGCTGGCCCGCCGCGAGGCCGGCCGGGGCACCGCGTTCGGGGTGCTGCTGCCCGGGCGGCGCGCGATCCAGCGGCTCGGCCAGTCCCGGGCGGCGGTCACCGACTGCTCCGCCGACTCCCGGTTCGTCGCCTGCCGGGCGGCTGCGGGCGTCGAGGTGTGGGCGTACTCGGCCGGATAG
- a CDS encoding 3-hydroxyacyl-CoA dehydrogenase NAD-binding domain-containing protein: MPDYPNEVVTKAIVRLVRVPGLDKPAAVITLDNGFDYKKPNSFGPGGLASLDEAITKATEAQPAFIALTGKPYIFCVGADITGMPFITQREQAKALGELGHRVFARLKDSQIPTFAFINGAALGGGLEVALHCHYRTVSGGAAALGLPEVAIGLVPGWGGSQLLPNLIGVPGAAQVILQNPLTQKVLKPKQAAEMGVADALFEPADFLESSLAWAAGVVKGEVTVTRPEVDRDMWDGVLFFAKQQLDEKLHGAVPSANKALELLGLAKEASFADGTAAETEILADLIMGDEARASLYAFDLVQRRAKRPVGVPDKELARKVTKVGVVGAGLMASQLALLFARRLQVPVVLTDLDQARVDKGVGYVRDQIDKLVGKRRMDEGTAAKLRGLVSGSVDKSVFADADFVIEAVFENLDLKKQIWAEIEKIVTPEAVLATNTSSLSVSAMAADLEHPERVVGFHFFNPVAVLPLLEIIKGERTDDATLSTAFAVGKELRKSCVLVKDAPAFVVNRLLTRFTSEVFTAIDEGTPLDVVNTALDPLGLPMRPIALLQLVGPAVAHHVGETLHGAFPDRFGDSPNLRRIAEAGIPLMVDDEINPEVVKLLEVGSAPSTAEEVRQKALDALAQEIRLMLDEGVVAEAQDIDLCMVLGAGWPFHLGGVTPYLDRSGTSERVTGKRFLPNGVANVPA; encoded by the coding sequence CTGCCGGACTACCCCAACGAGGTCGTCACCAAGGCCATCGTCCGCCTGGTCCGGGTGCCCGGGCTGGACAAGCCCGCCGCCGTGATCACGCTGGACAACGGCTTCGACTACAAGAAGCCGAACAGCTTCGGCCCGGGTGGGCTCGCGTCGCTGGACGAGGCGATCACCAAGGCCACCGAGGCGCAGCCCGCGTTCATCGCGCTGACCGGCAAGCCGTACATCTTCTGTGTGGGCGCGGACATCACCGGGATGCCGTTCATCACCCAGCGGGAGCAGGCCAAGGCGCTGGGCGAGCTGGGTCACCGGGTCTTCGCCCGGCTGAAGGACTCGCAGATCCCCACGTTCGCGTTCATCAACGGCGCGGCGCTCGGCGGCGGCCTGGAGGTGGCGCTGCACTGCCACTACCGGACGGTGTCCGGCGGCGCGGCGGCGCTGGGCCTGCCCGAGGTCGCGATCGGCCTGGTTCCCGGCTGGGGCGGCAGCCAGCTGCTGCCGAACCTGATCGGCGTGCCCGGGGCGGCGCAGGTCATCCTGCAGAACCCGCTCACCCAGAAGGTGCTCAAGCCGAAGCAGGCCGCCGAGATGGGCGTCGCCGACGCGCTGTTCGAGCCGGCCGACTTCCTGGAGAGCTCGCTCGCCTGGGCGGCCGGGGTCGTCAAGGGCGAGGTCACCGTGACCCGCCCCGAGGTCGACCGCGACATGTGGGACGGCGTGCTGTTCTTCGCCAAGCAGCAGCTCGACGAGAAGCTGCACGGCGCGGTCCCGTCCGCCAACAAGGCCCTGGAGCTGCTCGGCCTGGCCAAGGAGGCGTCGTTCGCCGACGGCACCGCGGCCGAGACCGAGATCCTCGCCGACCTGATCATGGGCGACGAGGCCCGCGCCAGCCTGTACGCGTTCGACCTGGTCCAGCGCCGGGCCAAGCGCCCGGTCGGCGTGCCGGACAAGGAGCTGGCCCGCAAGGTCACCAAGGTCGGCGTCGTGGGCGCGGGCCTGATGGCCTCCCAGCTCGCGCTGCTGTTCGCCCGCCGCCTGCAGGTGCCGGTCGTACTGACCGACCTCGACCAGGCCCGGGTCGACAAGGGCGTCGGCTACGTCCGCGACCAGATCGACAAGCTGGTCGGCAAGCGCCGGATGGACGAGGGCACCGCGGCGAAGCTGCGCGGCCTGGTCAGTGGCTCGGTCGACAAGAGCGTCTTCGCCGACGCCGACTTCGTGATCGAGGCGGTCTTCGAGAACCTCGACCTGAAGAAGCAGATCTGGGCCGAGATCGAGAAGATCGTGACCCCGGAGGCGGTGCTCGCCACGAACACCTCCTCGCTGTCGGTGTCCGCGATGGCGGCCGACCTGGAGCACCCCGAGCGGGTCGTCGGCTTCCACTTCTTCAACCCGGTCGCGGTCCTGCCGCTGCTGGAGATCATCAAGGGCGAGCGGACCGACGACGCCACCCTGTCCACCGCGTTCGCGGTCGGCAAGGAGCTGCGCAAGAGCTGCGTGCTGGTCAAGGACGCCCCGGCGTTCGTGGTCAACCGCCTGCTCACCCGCTTCACCAGCGAGGTCTTCACGGCGATCGACGAGGGCACCCCGCTGGACGTGGTCAACACCGCGCTCGACCCGCTGGGCCTGCCCATGCGGCCGATCGCGCTGCTGCAGCTCGTTGGCCCCGCCGTGGCGCACCACGTCGGTGAGACCCTGCACGGCGCGTTCCCGGACCGGTTCGGCGACAGCCCCAACCTGCGGCGCATCGCCGAGGCGGGCATCCCGCTGATGGTCGACGACGAGATCAACCCCGAGGTGGTCAAGCTCCTCGAGGTCGGTTCCGCGCCGTCCACCGCCGAGGAGGTACGCCAGAAGGCGCTCGACGCGCTCGCCCAGGAGATCCGTCTCATGCTGGACGAGGGTGTCGTCGCCGAGGCGCAGGACATCGACCTGTGCATGGTCCTGGGCGCCGGGTGGCCGTTCCACCTGGGCGGCGTCACGCCGTACCTGGACCGCAGCGGCACCTCGGAGCGGGTGACCGGCAAGCGGTTCCTGCCCAACGGCGTGGCGAACGTGCCCGCCTGA
- a CDS encoding sensor histidine kinase: MRLRPTLRLRLTLLNGILLIGAGAVLVLLAWLLVGDALHPADELREGTQVVMSDGSTRDARAWQTELVESASAELLAKGLVALFAIGLIGVAGAYAVAGRALRPLHNVTATARRLGEETLDQRIGYEGADDEVAELARTFDAMLDRLAGAFEAQKRFVANASHELRTPLAVMRTEIDVTLSDDEADVAEYRRMAKVVRNASERANGLVDALLVLARSEAQSGRRLVRKVPADLATSVCNALSAVRAEAERLKLEVTTDLKPAPVVGDPSLLDRLAGNLIENAIRYNHLLGKLWLRTESVDGQARLIVGNTGYEVEPADVPGLFEPFRRGGWERTGSRGSGLGLSIVRAVCDAHGGTVSAVANPGGGLEVTVSLPGADSTPVVAASAAVPRPGNLGVASS, from the coding sequence ATGCGGCTGCGCCCCACCCTGCGGCTGCGTCTCACTCTGCTCAACGGCATTCTGCTCATCGGCGCGGGCGCCGTGCTCGTGCTGCTGGCCTGGCTCCTCGTGGGCGACGCCCTGCACCCGGCGGACGAACTGCGCGAAGGCACCCAGGTGGTGATGTCGGACGGCAGCACCCGCGACGCCCGCGCCTGGCAGACCGAGCTGGTCGAGAGCGCGTCGGCGGAACTGCTGGCCAAGGGCCTCGTCGCGCTGTTCGCGATCGGGCTGATCGGGGTCGCGGGCGCGTACGCCGTCGCCGGGCGGGCGCTGCGCCCCCTGCACAACGTCACGGCCACCGCCCGCCGGCTCGGTGAGGAGACCCTCGACCAGCGCATCGGGTACGAGGGAGCGGACGACGAGGTCGCCGAACTGGCGCGGACCTTCGACGCGATGCTGGACCGGCTCGCCGGGGCGTTCGAGGCGCAGAAACGGTTCGTGGCCAACGCGTCGCACGAACTGCGTACGCCGTTGGCGGTGATGCGCACCGAGATCGACGTGACGCTCAGCGACGACGAGGCCGACGTCGCCGAGTACCGGCGCATGGCCAAGGTGGTCCGCAACGCCTCCGAGCGCGCCAACGGCCTGGTCGACGCGCTGCTCGTACTGGCCCGCAGCGAGGCGCAGTCGGGGCGGCGGCTGGTCCGCAAGGTCCCCGCCGACCTGGCGACCAGCGTCTGCAACGCGCTGTCGGCCGTACGCGCGGAGGCGGAACGGTTGAAGCTGGAGGTCACCACGGACCTCAAGCCCGCGCCCGTGGTCGGCGATCCGAGCCTGCTGGACCGCCTCGCCGGGAACCTCATCGAGAACGCGATCCGCTACAACCACCTGCTCGGCAAGTTGTGGCTGCGTACCGAGAGCGTGGACGGGCAGGCGCGGCTGATCGTGGGAAACACCGGCTACGAGGTGGAGCCGGCGGACGTGCCGGGCCTGTTCGAGCCGTTCCGGCGGGGCGGCTGGGAGCGTACCGGTTCCCGTGGCTCGGGGCTGGGCCTGTCGATCGTCCGCGCGGTCTGTGACGCGCACGGCGGTACGGTGTCCGCGGTGGCGAATCCCGGCGGAGGCCTGGAGGTCACGGTCAGCCTGCCGGGCGCCGACTCGACGCCGGTCGTGGCGGCCTCGGCGGCCGTCCCACGCCCCGGCAACCTGGGCGTCGCCTCCTCCTAG
- the dxs gene encoding 1-deoxy-D-xylulose-5-phosphate synthase, whose protein sequence is MSETLPPNAGLIAGITGPGDLRRLSTEQLTLLAAEIRDFLVAKVSRTGGHLGPNLGVVEITLAMHRVFDSPRDKILFDTGHQAYVHKIVTGRQGGFDLLRQRGGLSGYPSQAESEHDLIENSHASTALSYADGLAKAYALRGEERHVVAVVGDGALTGGMCWEAINNIAASGNRLVIVVNDNGRSYAPTIGGLAEHLSTLRLNPGYERVLDLVKDALGSTPMVGKPMYEVLHAVKRGIKDAVSPQPMFEDLGLKYVGPVDGHDIHAMESALRKAKGFNAPVIVHAVTRKGYGYRPAEEDEADCLHGPGAFDPQTGALTAAPSVKWTHVFAEELVAIADERPEIVGITAAMAEPTGIATLAKKYPERVYDVGIAEQHAATSAAGLAMGGLHPVVAVYATFLNRAFDQVLLDVAMHRLGVTFVLDRAGVTGPDGPSHYGIWDMSVFGVVPGLRIAAPRDAATLREELREAVAVDDGPTIVRFPTGSVAPDLPAVRRVGQVDVLREDRRQGARGDVLLVAVGAFAALGLDVAERVAGQGYAVTVVDPRWVRPVPIELAGLAAEHRLVVTLEDGVRAGGVGDAVASLLRDAGVDVPLRDFGVPPGFHPHGTRAEILTALGLTAQDIARDVTGHVSGLQETATEIQPTP, encoded by the coding sequence ATGAGCGAGACACTTCCGCCGAACGCCGGACTCATCGCGGGCATCACCGGCCCCGGAGACCTGCGGCGCCTCAGCACCGAGCAGTTGACCCTGCTCGCGGCCGAGATCCGTGACTTCCTGGTGGCGAAGGTGTCCCGCACCGGCGGGCATCTCGGGCCGAACCTGGGCGTCGTCGAGATAACCCTCGCGATGCACCGGGTCTTCGACTCGCCCCGCGACAAGATCCTGTTCGACACGGGCCACCAGGCGTACGTGCACAAGATCGTCACCGGCCGGCAGGGTGGATTCGATCTGCTGCGCCAGCGCGGCGGGCTGTCCGGCTATCCCAGCCAGGCGGAGAGCGAGCACGATCTCATCGAGAACTCGCACGCCTCCACGGCCCTGTCGTACGCCGACGGGCTCGCCAAGGCGTACGCGCTGCGCGGCGAGGAGCGGCACGTGGTGGCCGTGGTCGGCGACGGCGCGCTCACCGGCGGCATGTGCTGGGAGGCGATCAACAACATCGCCGCCAGCGGGAACCGGCTCGTCATCGTCGTCAACGACAACGGCCGCTCGTACGCCCCCACGATCGGCGGGCTCGCCGAGCACCTGTCCACGCTGCGGCTCAACCCCGGCTACGAGCGCGTCCTCGACCTGGTCAAGGACGCCCTCGGCTCGACCCCGATGGTCGGCAAGCCGATGTACGAGGTGCTGCACGCGGTCAAGCGCGGCATCAAGGACGCGGTCAGCCCGCAGCCCATGTTCGAGGACCTCGGACTCAAGTACGTCGGCCCGGTCGACGGCCACGACATCCACGCCATGGAGTCGGCGCTGCGCAAGGCGAAGGGCTTCAACGCCCCGGTGATCGTGCATGCCGTGACCCGCAAGGGCTACGGTTACCGCCCCGCCGAGGAGGACGAGGCCGACTGCCTGCACGGCCCCGGCGCGTTCGACCCGCAGACCGGCGCGCTGACCGCCGCCCCGTCGGTGAAGTGGACCCACGTCTTCGCCGAGGAGCTCGTCGCGATCGCCGACGAGCGCCCGGAGATCGTCGGCATCACCGCCGCGATGGCCGAGCCCACCGGCATCGCCACCCTGGCCAAGAAGTACCCGGAGCGGGTGTACGACGTCGGCATCGCCGAGCAGCACGCCGCCACCTCGGCGGCCGGGCTGGCCATGGGCGGCCTGCACCCGGTCGTCGCGGTGTACGCCACCTTCCTCAACCGTGCCTTCGACCAGGTCCTGCTGGACGTGGCCATGCACCGGCTGGGAGTGACGTTCGTGCTCGACCGGGCCGGGGTCACCGGCCCGGACGGCCCCAGCCACTACGGCATCTGGGACATGAGCGTGTTCGGGGTCGTGCCCGGCCTGCGCATCGCCGCCCCCCGTGACGCCGCCACCCTGCGCGAGGAACTGCGCGAGGCGGTCGCGGTGGACGACGGCCCGACGATCGTGCGGTTCCCGACCGGTTCGGTCGCCCCCGACCTGCCCGCCGTGCGCCGCGTCGGCCAGGTCGACGTGCTGCGCGAGGACCGGCGCCAGGGCGCCCGGGGCGACGTGCTACTGGTCGCGGTCGGCGCGTTCGCCGCGCTGGGCCTGGACGTGGCCGAGCGGGTGGCGGGCCAGGGGTACGCGGTCACGGTCGTCGACCCGCGCTGGGTACGCCCGGTGCCGATCGAACTGGCCGGGCTGGCCGCCGAGCATCGCCTGGTCGTGACGCTGGAGGACGGCGTACGCGCCGGCGGGGTCGGCGACGCGGTGGCGAGCCTGCTGCGCGACGCCGGCGTGGACGTGCCGCTGCGCGACTTCGGGGTGCCGCCGGGCTTCCACCCGCACGGCACCCGTGCCGAGATCCTCACGGCGCTGGGGCTGACCGCGCAGGACATCGCGCGCGACGTCACCGGCCACGTGTCGGGGCTGCAGGAGACCGCCACGGAGATCCAGCCGACGCCCTGA
- a CDS encoding PQQ-binding-like beta-propeller repeat protein, with amino-acid sequence MGAETFGGPVVIDLGLARGEPETYAAPTRSTVPAWFGPLVAALLVLWCATASAAPPPPVLSPLLNLRVGPADSYVVTDGGQLLAQSLGGLSMYDLSSGRQRWHTEPAAPTYRLRMASGLVLLRPWSAGLTGVGDPGTTAVSLATGDARWRRTGNVVTLAGSGALLAVAGVRSLSGPGRRVEGPVDALDVVTGATRWRVRVPSTAVLLGVPAVGGAPPRMLLVHDDRNAAVHDLTTGAPLTTAVLPAADYGPDNPAVVGGLVLLRHPGDGATDLSAYDSATLRRRWTRPAGDAYEIHACGPLTCLVGPDGVRAVDPADGTQRWHRPDWRGVEQRGAAMLAYAAPEGTIETVGLIDPATGRVLADLRGWRPLTGTGGRGRVLVTHAEQAGARTMVAVASPGDARPRLLAALPAGTGDCQAAPARLVCRSTAGELIVWAYRQKG; translated from the coding sequence ATGGGGGCGGAGACCTTCGGCGGACCGGTCGTCATCGACCTCGGTCTGGCGCGGGGTGAGCCGGAAACGTACGCGGCACCGACGCGTTCGACCGTACCGGCCTGGTTCGGGCCGCTGGTCGCGGCGCTGCTCGTGCTGTGGTGCGCCACGGCGTCCGCCGCACCGCCGCCGCCCGTCCTCTCGCCCCTGCTGAACCTGCGTGTCGGCCCCGCCGACTCGTACGTGGTCACGGACGGCGGGCAGTTGCTGGCCCAGAGCCTCGGCGGCCTCAGCATGTACGACCTGAGCTCCGGGCGGCAGCGCTGGCACACCGAGCCCGCCGCCCCCACGTACCGGCTGCGCATGGCCAGCGGGCTCGTCCTGTTGCGCCCCTGGAGCGCGGGGCTCACCGGCGTCGGCGACCCCGGCACCACGGCCGTCTCCCTGGCCACCGGCGACGCGCGGTGGCGCCGTACGGGAAACGTGGTCACCCTGGCCGGGTCCGGCGCGCTGCTGGCGGTCGCCGGAGTGCGCAGCCTGTCCGGGCCCGGCCGCCGGGTCGAGGGCCCGGTCGACGCGCTCGACGTGGTCACCGGCGCGACCCGCTGGCGGGTGCGGGTCCCGTCCACCGCCGTGCTGCTGGGCGTGCCCGCCGTCGGCGGGGCGCCGCCGCGGATGCTGCTCGTGCACGACGACCGCAACGCCGCGGTGCACGACCTGACCACCGGGGCTCCGCTCACCACGGCCGTGCTGCCGGCCGCCGACTATGGTCCCGACAACCCGGCCGTCGTCGGCGGGCTGGTGCTGCTGCGCCACCCGGGCGACGGGGCGACCGACCTGTCCGCGTACGACTCGGCAACGTTGCGGCGGCGGTGGACCCGACCGGCGGGCGACGCGTACGAGATCCATGCCTGCGGCCCGCTGACCTGCCTCGTCGGGCCGGACGGGGTGCGCGCGGTCGACCCCGCGGACGGGACGCAGCGGTGGCACCGGCCGGACTGGCGGGGCGTGGAGCAGCGGGGCGCGGCGATGCTGGCGTACGCGGCACCCGAAGGCACCATCGAGACCGTGGGCCTGATCGACCCGGCGACCGGGCGGGTGCTGGCCGACCTGCGCGGGTGGCGGCCGCTGACCGGTACCGGCGGCAGGGGGCGGGTCCTCGTCACCCACGCTGAGCAGGCGGGAGCCCGTACCATGGTCGCCGTCGCCTCCCCCGGCGACGCACGCCCGCGGCTGCTTGCCGCCCTGCCGGCCGGCACCGGCGACTGCCAGGCGGCGCCCGCCCGGCTGGTCTGCCGCTCCACGGCGGGCGAGCTGATCGTGTGGGCGTACCGGCAGAAAGGGTGA